The Bacteroidota bacterium genome contains a region encoding:
- a CDS encoding endonuclease encodes MKKYSTILCLVIFLTSSYFSYSQYLVVSKAATIKEQPDVGSGIIERVARGDTLPLLEQGQQTNGYYHVKCISVNQPGWIYRTLVRRYEGPIPGSQPDDQTAVVNSLVGVGKIPAGYYTGTENLEGQDLERKLYEIIRNQVEFEYTSDDTTDVWDILKDTDRDPADPDHVICIYSGISMDAASEKNTWQREHVWSQSHGQFGRKEGPGVDVHHLRPVHPKFNGSNAKSNKDFDEGGKAFKYDGREYGCYVTDSTWEPRDEVKGDIARMMFYMDVRYEGENGEPDLELINNSNTSKNYKNQPVYGNLRTLLKWHEADPVDNWERNRNDLIYSKYQKNRNPFIDHPEFVKKIWPN; translated from the coding sequence ATGAAAAAATATAGTACAATACTCTGTCTGGTAATCTTTTTAACCTCGTCTTATTTTTCTTATTCCCAATATCTTGTCGTGAGCAAGGCAGCCACAATCAAAGAACAACCTGATGTCGGTTCCGGAATAATTGAGAGAGTCGCACGCGGTGATACTCTGCCTCTTCTTGAGCAAGGACAACAAACAAACGGTTATTATCATGTAAAATGTATTTCTGTCAACCAGCCAGGCTGGATATACCGGACACTGGTCCGCCGGTATGAAGGCCCGATACCCGGCAGTCAGCCTGATGATCAGACAGCTGTCGTAAATAGTTTAGTCGGCGTTGGAAAAATCCCTGCAGGATACTATACCGGCACTGAAAACCTTGAGGGACAGGATTTGGAAAGGAAGCTCTATGAAATAATCAGAAATCAGGTCGAATTCGAATATACCTCCGATGATACAACAGATGTATGGGATATTTTAAAGGATACAGATCGTGATCCTGCAGATCCTGACCATGTGATATGCATTTATTCCGGGATTTCCATGGATGCTGCATCAGAGAAGAACACCTGGCAGCGCGAACATGTCTGGTCGCAGTCGCATGGCCAGTTTGGGAGGAAGGAAGGCCCCGGCGTCGACGTCCACCATCTCCGGCCGGTGCATCCTAAATTCAATGGTTCCAATGCCAAATCAAATAAGGATTTTGATGAAGGAGGAAAGGCTTTTAAATATGACGGCCGGGAATATGGCTGTTATGTCACCGATTCAACATGGGAACCCCGCGATGAAGTGAAAGGCGACATAGCCCGGATGATGTTTTATATGGATGTGAGATATGAAGGTGAAAATGGCGAACCGGACCTGGAACTGATCAATAATTCCAACACATCAAAAAATTATAAGAACCAGCCTGTTTATGGTAACCTGCGTACGCTTCTGAAGTGGCATGAAGCCGATCCTGTCGACAACTGGGAGAGAAATAGAAATGATCTCATCTATTCTAAATATCAGAAAAACCGGAATCCGTTTATTGACCATCCGGAATTTGTAAAAAAAATATGGCCGAACTGA
- a CDS encoding BglII/BstYI family type II restriction endonuclease, whose translation MGTEILPEFILTNYEVHEWKHAVAVLVSDFPVEFRDIKDLLTGFRLHENWIKEPGGRKSLVSESIDKFLTDRGWQEKKFDTSVNVDDRVMKSPTHKVDCYKNQIALEIEWNNKDPFFDRDLNNFRLLFDLRAISVGIIITRCDRLQEIFDRLGRGASYGSSTTHMSKLISRIEGGGGGGCPILVFGITNNLYVED comes from the coding sequence ATGGGTACAGAAATATTGCCTGAATTCATTTTGACAAACTATGAAGTCCATGAATGGAAACATGCTGTTGCTGTGCTTGTTAGTGATTTTCCTGTTGAATTCAGAGATATCAAAGATCTCTTGACCGGTTTCAGGCTTCATGAAAATTGGATAAAAGAACCTGGTGGAAGAAAATCACTGGTTTCAGAGAGTATTGATAAATTTCTCACTGACCGTGGCTGGCAGGAAAAGAAATTTGACACCTCAGTCAATGTAGATGACAGAGTTATGAAATCTCCAACACATAAGGTCGATTGCTATAAAAATCAAATAGCTCTTGAAATAGAGTGGAATAATAAAGATCCGTTTTTCGACAGGGATTTGAATAATTTCCGTCTGTTATTCGATCTGCGAGCCATAAGCGTGGGCATTATTATCACACGCTGTGATCGTCTTCAGGAGATTTTTGACCGGCTTGGACGAGGGGCGTCCTATGGATCATCTACTACTCACATGTCTAAGCTTATCTCCAGAATCGAAGGCGGTGGAGGAGGAGGATGTCCTATTTTAGTTTTCGGTATTACAAATAATTTATACGTTGAGGATTAA
- a CDS encoding MT-A70 family methyltransferase → MKGKVAEDFIRQVQGRYYGTVLADPPWQFDNRTGKVAPEHKRLARYSTLSLEEIMEIPVDFVTAEKSHLYLWVPNALLKEGLKVMKAWGFEYKTNIIWHKIRKDGGPDGRGVGFYFRNTTEILLFGVKGKLRTSDPGRTQVNIIKSRKQEHSRKPEEQYKIIEACSPGPYIELFSRGSRPGWDVWGNQSEDYEPTWDTYKHNSRSIQRQELLKERFSNETIKDEVRMKEER, encoded by the coding sequence ATGAAGGGAAAGGTAGCAGAAGATTTTATCAGACAAGTTCAGGGAAGATACTATGGAACTGTACTGGCCGATCCGCCATGGCAGTTCGATAACCGTACAGGGAAAGTAGCTCCGGAACATAAACGTCTCGCAAGGTACTCTACTCTCTCTTTGGAGGAGATCATGGAAATACCAGTCGACTTTGTCACTGCTGAGAAAAGCCATTTATACCTTTGGGTACCAAATGCTTTATTGAAGGAAGGTTTAAAGGTGATGAAAGCATGGGGATTTGAATATAAGACAAATATAATTTGGCATAAAATACGTAAAGATGGCGGTCCTGACGGCAGGGGCGTTGGTTTCTATTTCAGAAATACAACTGAAATACTCCTGTTTGGCGTAAAAGGTAAACTCCGTACATCCGATCCTGGAAGAACACAGGTGAATATCATTAAAAGCCGCAAACAGGAACACTCACGCAAACCTGAGGAACAATATAAGATTATTGAAGCCTGCAGCCCCGGGCCTTATATCGAACTTTTCTCACGAGGATCCCGACCAGGTTGGGATGTATGGGGAAATCAATCGGAAGATTATGAGCCTACATGGGATACTTATAAACATAATAGCAGATCAATACAAAGACAAGAGTTACTTAAGGAACGTTTTAGCAACGAGACTATAAAAGACGAAGTAAGGATGAAGGAAGAAAGATGA
- a CDS encoding ABC transporter ATP-binding protein, translating to MEDVIILQDVSYAYFGQIMALKNVSLSVRAGELFCIIGQNGSGKTTLLHIINALIPPDSGQVLFKGSPLTKKSLGDVHFNRTFRQSVGYIFQNPDIQLFCPTVYDELLFGPLQTDMPIDEAHDRACQTLDALGINDLKHRPVSRLSGGEKKKVAIASVLTMNPDVLLIDEPLAGLDPKTQTFFIELLIKLNQAGKTVIFTTHHLDLIDHLQPRVAVLSEDHTIQKTGSAAEILTDEEFLVSVNLIHEHVHRHGEETHRHFHSHYVFHRH from the coding sequence ATGGAAGATGTTATCATTTTGCAGGATGTGAGCTATGCCTACTTTGGCCAGATCATGGCTCTGAAAAATGTCAGCCTGTCGGTGCGGGCAGGCGAGCTGTTTTGTATCATCGGCCAGAATGGCAGCGGCAAGACGACGCTATTGCATATCATCAATGCCCTTATTCCTCCCGACTCAGGACAGGTACTCTTCAAAGGATCACCGCTGACAAAAAAGTCATTGGGGGACGTGCATTTTAACAGGACGTTCAGGCAGAGTGTCGGTTATATCTTTCAGAATCCTGACATCCAACTTTTCTGCCCGACGGTTTATGATGAACTGTTATTCGGGCCGCTGCAGACAGATATGCCGATTGACGAAGCCCATGACAGAGCCTGCCAGACGCTTGACGCTCTCGGTATAAATGATTTGAAACACCGCCCTGTCAGCAGGCTGTCGGGAGGTGAAAAGAAAAAAGTGGCCATCGCCTCTGTTCTCACCATGAATCCTGATGTTTTGCTCATCGATGAACCCCTGGCAGGACTGGATCCAAAAACCCAGACATTTTTCATTGAGCTTCTCATTAAGTTGAATCAAGCCGGCAAAACGGTCATCTTCACCACCCACCACCTTGATCTCATTGATCATCTGCAGCCACGTGTAGCCGTGCTTTCCGAAGACCATACCATACAAAAGACCGGTTCAGCGGCGGAAATACTCACCGACGAAGAATTCCTGGTGAGCGTAAATCTGATCCATGAGCATGTGCATCGCCATGGTGAGGAAACACACAGACATTTTCATTCGCACTATGTTTTTCACAGGCACTGA
- a CDS encoding energy-coupling factor transporter transmembrane component T, with translation MKNKIPAFLLSSRNGSTQAHGSNRSSLTFLDRTLHKAAKVLQSMHMQGGSASENNVICKLNPFVKVLAFIYLIVIISLAGNILSQGVVTLAILIMYVIAKINLLSVYRKIVSVAFIFGFLVFLPAALNVITPGPVIINLMSFNHVHHFWIYHIPANIGITMEGCRVVVLLFLRVLNSVSLALLMAYTTPLAHVLKVLRIFYVPDTFLMIVSLAYKYIFILATTVEDTYLSLKSRLTGSIKTKGIRTLVAGRMLFIFRRSTQNYELTYIAMVSRGYTGKVKLAALSRPGIMDAVWLLLVVAFGIGVILL, from the coding sequence ATGAAAAATAAAATTCCGGCATTTTTACTCAGCTCCCGAAATGGCTCAACACAGGCTCATGGCTCCAATAGATCCAGCCTGACATTCCTCGATCGTACCCTGCACAAAGCAGCAAAAGTCCTGCAATCCATGCACATGCAAGGCGGAAGCGCCTCAGAGAACAATGTCATTTGTAAGCTCAACCCATTCGTAAAAGTGCTGGCCTTTATTTACCTGATTGTGATCATCAGCCTGGCCGGCAATATTCTTTCACAGGGTGTAGTCACCCTGGCCATTCTGATCATGTATGTCATCGCAAAAATCAATCTGCTCAGTGTTTACCGGAAGATCGTATCAGTGGCTTTCATATTTGGTTTTCTGGTCTTTCTGCCTGCGGCCTTAAATGTCATCACTCCGGGCCCGGTCATCATCAACCTGATGTCATTTAATCATGTCCATCATTTCTGGATATATCATATTCCCGCGAATATTGGTATCACCATGGAGGGATGCAGGGTGGTGGTGCTTCTGTTCCTGAGGGTGCTTAATTCGGTATCGCTGGCATTGCTCATGGCTTACACCACTCCTTTGGCCCATGTGCTGAAGGTCTTGAGAATTTTTTATGTTCCCGACACATTCCTGATGATTGTGTCGCTGGCCTATAAGTACATTTTTATCCTGGCCACGACCGTTGAAGATACCTATTTATCGCTGAAATCGAGGCTGACGGGTTCGATAAAAACCAAGGGCATCCGGACTCTTGTGGCTGGCCGGATGTTGTTCATATTCCGCCGGTCGACACAAAACTATGAGCTTACGTACATTGCCATGGTTTCGCGGGGGTATACCGGGAAAGTAAAGCTGGCTGCGCTGAGCCGGCCGGGCATAATGGATGCCGTCTGGCTGCTGCTGGTGGTGGCTTTTGGTATAGGTGTTATTTTATTATAA
- a CDS encoding cobalamin biosynthesis protein, with translation MTRLQKKILVFLIVLVLITPAGIFLPMFFDAGDAWGEWSAQTVKGIIGYVPEGLAKYTDTWKAPVSDYTLDGNDPSLSRQSVYYIISGIAGAAIALAVTWLLSKIIIRNEK, from the coding sequence ATGACTAGGCTGCAGAAAAAAATCCTTGTTTTTCTAATTGTTTTGGTGTTGATCACACCTGCCGGGATATTCCTTCCCATGTTCTTTGATGCCGGTGATGCCTGGGGTGAATGGTCGGCCCAAACAGTAAAGGGAATTATAGGCTATGTGCCTGAAGGCCTTGCTAAATATACGGATACGTGGAAAGCTCCTGTGTCTGATTATACCCTTGACGGGAATGATCCTTCGTTATCACGTCAATCGGTTTATTACATCATATCGGGTATTGCCGGTGCAGCCATCGCCTTAGCTGTCACGTGGTTGCTATCAAAAATCATCATCAGAAATGAAAAATAA
- the cbiM gene encoding cobalt transporter CbiM, whose product MHIPDGYLSPQTYIPLYGAFVAATVIAVKKVKKEVSVRNIPYLGMAAAFAFIIMMFNLPIPGGTTGHAVGSAAIAIILGPWCACVAVSVALIIQALIFGDGGITAIGANCFNMAVFMPFVAYYIFKITAGNQPQKNRIFVASFLAGYISLVLTAILTAVEFGIQPLIASTPDGRALYCPYDLKVAIPAMAIEHLLLFGIVEGLVTALIIRYINKNEPRLIYVYNKKKNND is encoded by the coding sequence ATGCACATTCCGGATGGTTACCTGAGCCCGCAGACCTATATCCCGTTGTATGGCGCTTTTGTCGCTGCCACGGTCATAGCTGTGAAAAAGGTTAAAAAAGAAGTATCGGTGCGCAATATCCCCTATTTAGGAATGGCTGCTGCCTTTGCGTTTATCATCATGATGTTCAACCTGCCCATACCGGGAGGTACGACAGGGCATGCAGTAGGTTCGGCGGCTATTGCCATCATCCTTGGCCCCTGGTGTGCCTGTGTGGCTGTATCCGTTGCCCTGATCATACAGGCGCTGATATTCGGCGACGGCGGCATCACGGCCATTGGTGCCAATTGCTTTAATATGGCAGTGTTTATGCCGTTTGTGGCCTATTATATTTTCAAAATCACCGCTGGCAATCAACCGCAAAAAAACAGGATTTTCGTTGCCTCCTTTCTTGCCGGATATATCAGCCTGGTACTGACAGCTATTCTCACAGCTGTTGAATTCGGCATCCAGCCATTGATAGCTTCCACCCCCGACGGCAGAGCATTGTATTGCCCCTATGATCTTAAAGTGGCCATCCCGGCCATGGCCATTGAACATCTCCTGCTTTTCGGCATCGTCGAAGGACTTGTCACCGCACTGATCATCAGGTATATAAATAAAAATGAACCCCGGCTCATCTATGTATATAATAAGAAAAAAAACAATGACTAG
- the nikR gene encoding nickel-responsive transcriptional regulator NikR, which produces MQVKRFGVSLEEDILQALDEFVTSHQFPNRSQAIRHLIKSSLVAEKCDKNKIVAGSIIIVYDHHKRELNNKLMAVQHDYHGLILSTQHIHLSHDLCLETIAVKGNGQQLLDLSDKIIGTKGIRHGRLVMTDIE; this is translated from the coding sequence ATGCAGGTAAAACGATTCGGCGTATCTCTGGAAGAAGATATATTGCAAGCATTGGATGAATTCGTCACAAGCCATCAGTTTCCAAACCGTTCACAAGCCATCCGTCATCTGATCAAAAGCAGCCTTGTTGCAGAGAAATGCGATAAAAACAAAATTGTTGCAGGCTCAATCATCATCGTTTATGATCATCACAAACGTGAATTGAATAACAAGCTGATGGCTGTGCAGCACGATTACCACGGCCTCATCCTGTCGACACAGCACATTCACCTGTCACATGATCTTTGTCTCGAAACCATCGCTGTTAAAGGGAATGGGCAACAACTGCTCGACCTGTCGGATAAGATCATAGGAACAAAGGGTATCAGGCACGGAAGGCTGGTAATGACGGATATAGAATAA
- a CDS encoding efflux RND transporter periplasmic adaptor subunit, which yields MKASCYQYIFLVVILVMMMASCQKKQQNTGMPASVQKPMEVNGIILKPKELGNKIFTTGTILANEEVEIRSEVPGRVMAINFEEGSYVGKGAVLVKINDDELQAQMKKLILDEELAKEDVYRKGKLLEINAVSQEEYDISQNQLGVIQAQIDLVRSQLIKTVISAPFSGKIGLRYVSPGGYISSAMLIARMQETNPVKIEFAVPEKYISEIEKGTVIQFNVDGTDSTFRGEIYAIEPKIDPSTRALTVRARCSNNGNLLIPGAFAKIGIILQIITDALVLPTEALIPDIRGEKVFVAVNGQAKAVYVDTGIRTEQEIQITKGLQPGDTIITTGLLQLKEGMKVKVNQLITQ from the coding sequence ATGAAAGCTTCCTGTTATCAGTACATCTTTCTGGTGGTCATTCTCGTCATGATGATGGCTTCATGTCAGAAGAAACAGCAAAATACCGGTATGCCAGCTTCTGTTCAAAAGCCAATGGAAGTGAATGGCATTATCCTGAAACCAAAGGAGCTTGGCAATAAAATATTTACCACAGGTACTATTCTTGCCAATGAAGAGGTTGAGATCCGCAGCGAGGTGCCGGGAAGGGTTATGGCTATCAATTTTGAAGAAGGCAGCTATGTCGGCAAGGGGGCTGTGCTGGTCAAAATCAACGACGATGAATTACAAGCCCAGATGAAAAAACTTATCCTGGATGAAGAGCTGGCCAAAGAGGATGTATACAGGAAGGGAAAACTATTAGAAATCAATGCAGTAAGTCAGGAGGAATACGATATATCGCAAAACCAGCTGGGTGTCATCCAGGCACAAATAGATCTGGTACGGTCACAACTGATCAAGACCGTAATCTCTGCACCTTTCAGCGGAAAGATCGGCTTGCGGTATGTCAGCCCCGGCGGGTATATCTCTTCTGCCATGCTTATAGCACGTATGCAGGAAACTAATCCGGTAAAGATTGAATTCGCTGTTCCTGAAAAATATATCAGTGAGATCGAAAAGGGTACAGTCATACAATTCAACGTAGATGGGACCGACAGCACCTTCAGAGGAGAGATATATGCCATTGAGCCTAAGATAGATCCTTCAACACGTGCACTGACCGTACGGGCCAGGTGTTCAAATAACGGCAATCTGCTCATTCCGGGTGCTTTTGCAAAAATCGGTATTATCCTTCAAATCATCACCGATGCCCTGGTTTTGCCAACAGAGGCTCTGATTCCGGATATCAGGGGCGAAAAGGTATTTGTCGCTGTCAATGGCCAGGCAAAAGCTGTTTATGTTGACACAGGTATCCGTACTGAGCAGGAAATCCAGATAACAAAGGGTTTACAGCCAGGGGATACGATCATTACGACCGGATTGCTGCAGCTAAAGGAAGGAATGAAAGTGAAGGTCAATCAACTGATAACACAATAA
- a CDS encoding efflux RND transporter permease subunit has translation MNISSVSINRPVLATVISILLLLFGAIGYTFLGVREYPSVDPPVITVSTNYVGANADVIESQITEPLEESINGIAGIRSLNSTSSDGRSNITVEFELGVDMEAAANDVRDRVSRAIRNIPPDSDPPIVTKSDADASPILVLTIQSDSRDLMELSDVANNVFKERLQTIPGVSEIRIWGEKKYSIKLLMDPARLASYGLTPGDVSNALNRENVELPSGRIEGYRTELIIRTMGRLTTPEEFNNMIIRESDGILVRFQDIGNAALVPENERTILRGNGGIPMVGVSVIPQPGANQIDIADQFYKRVEQIKLDLPSDIKVGLMMDTTTTIRKAISEVQDTLLIAFGLVVLVIFVFLRNWRTTLIPVIAIPISLISGFFIMYIAGFSINILTLLGIVLATGLVVDDAIVVLENIYHKVEGGMNPVEAGHRGSKEIYFAIISTTITLAAVFLPIIFLSGLTGRLFREFGVVVAGTVLVSALVSLTLTPMMSSRMLRKSTAHSRIFRITEKWINDLIAGYNRTLQVFIRRRWLAIVIMIVSVFIILGIGSLIPSELAPMEDKSRLQIVSTAPEGTSFELMDTYVSQLMQISDTIPEKEYLMAMTAPGFGSSSSANGGFIRISLKDPSQRQRTQQEIADELSRITRQYNFARTYVTQEQTIGGGRGSSLPVQFVIQATDFEKLRRYLPLFMEKAQADPAFQTVDLNLKFNKPEISVEIDRDKARAVGVSVRDVAESLQLYFSGQRYGYFILNNKQYQVIGQADRQSRDKPLDLSSIYVRNNKNELIQLDNIVKLTERSNPPQLYRYNRYVAATISAQPAKGTTLGQGIAKMRSLAKETLDETFSTALTGTSKEYEDSSNSLLFAFLLALVLIYLVLSAQFESFIDPLIIMFTVPLALAGAVLSLWIFGQTINIFSEIGVIVLIGIVTKNGILIVEFANQRKAAGLELNEAVIDAATRRLRPILMTSLATALGALPIALALGASSQSRMPMGIAIIGGLIFSLMLTLYVIPSLYTYLSRRVKKQYTPKYTGENRE, from the coding sequence ATGAATATTTCCTCAGTAAGCATAAATCGTCCTGTCCTGGCTACTGTCATTTCCATCTTGCTGTTGTTGTTTGGAGCTATCGGATACACTTTTCTGGGCGTCAGGGAGTATCCTAGTGTGGATCCTCCTGTGATTACTGTTTCGACCAATTATGTGGGTGCTAATGCCGATGTGATTGAATCGCAGATCACTGAACCTCTTGAAGAATCCATTAACGGCATTGCCGGGATACGGTCGCTGAATTCAACAAGCAGTGATGGCAGGAGTAATATCACCGTTGAATTTGAGCTTGGCGTGGATATGGAGGCTGCTGCCAATGATGTCAGGGACAGGGTGTCGCGTGCCATTCGTAACATCCCGCCCGACTCGGATCCGCCTATTGTGACCAAGTCGGATGCCGATGCCAGCCCTATACTTGTCCTCACCATTCAGAGCGATTCGCGTGACCTCATGGAATTATCGGATGTAGCAAATAATGTTTTTAAAGAACGTCTGCAAACCATACCCGGAGTGAGTGAAATAAGGATATGGGGTGAAAAGAAATACTCCATTAAGCTTTTAATGGATCCTGCGAGGCTGGCCAGCTATGGCCTGACACCTGGCGATGTGAGTAATGCACTGAACCGTGAGAATGTCGAGCTTCCTTCCGGCAGAATCGAAGGATACAGGACTGAGCTGATCATCCGCACCATGGGACGGCTCACCACTCCCGAAGAGTTCAACAACATGATCATCAGGGAGTCGGATGGCATCCTGGTGCGGTTTCAGGATATAGGGAATGCAGCTCTGGTTCCTGAAAATGAACGGACTATACTCAGAGGCAATGGTGGAATTCCGATGGTGGGGGTATCGGTTATACCACAGCCCGGAGCCAATCAGATCGATATTGCCGACCAGTTCTATAAACGTGTTGAACAGATTAAGCTGGACCTGCCATCGGATATCAAGGTAGGCCTTATGATGGATACGACGACAACTATCCGCAAGGCCATTTCGGAAGTGCAGGATACTCTATTAATCGCTTTCGGGCTTGTCGTGCTGGTAATTTTTGTCTTTCTCAGGAACTGGAGAACAACGCTGATACCTGTTATCGCAATTCCTATTTCGTTGATCAGCGGATTTTTTATCATGTATATTGCCGGTTTCTCGATAAATATTCTGACGCTGCTCGGGATTGTGCTGGCCACAGGCCTGGTGGTGGACGATGCCATCGTCGTCCTTGAAAACATATACCATAAGGTCGAGGGTGGCATGAATCCGGTTGAAGCAGGTCACCGGGGATCAAAAGAAATCTATTTTGCGATTATATCCACAACCATTACACTGGCTGCTGTGTTCCTGCCTATTATTTTCCTTAGTGGTCTGACAGGAAGGCTGTTCCGTGAATTTGGCGTCGTCGTCGCCGGGACAGTGCTTGTTTCGGCCCTGGTATCGTTGACACTCACGCCTATGATGAGCTCGCGCATGCTCAGGAAAAGCACGGCACACAGCAGGATATTCCGTATCACTGAGAAATGGATCAACGATCTTATCGCCGGTTATAACCGGACCCTTCAGGTCTTTATTCGCCGGAGATGGCTGGCCATCGTGATCATGATCGTGTCGGTTTTTATTATTCTCGGAATAGGATCTCTTATCCCGTCGGAGCTGGCTCCCATGGAGGATAAAAGCCGTTTACAGATTGTTTCCACAGCACCTGAAGGCACTTCTTTTGAGTTGATGGATACTTATGTCAGCCAGCTTATGCAGATTTCCGATACCATTCCTGAAAAAGAGTACCTCATGGCTATGACTGCGCCGGGATTTGGATCGTCATCATCCGCAAATGGAGGTTTTATCCGGATTTCGTTAAAAGATCCTTCACAGCGCCAGCGCACACAACAGGAAATAGCCGACGAGTTAAGCAGGATTACCCGTCAGTATAACTTCGCCAGAACATACGTCACCCAGGAGCAAACCATAGGAGGCGGCAGAGGTAGCAGCCTGCCCGTTCAGTTTGTCATTCAGGCGACGGATTTTGAAAAACTACGACGTTATCTTCCGTTATTTATGGAAAAGGCCCAGGCTGATCCTGCATTCCAGACAGTCGACCTGAATCTGAAATTTAATAAACCTGAGATTTCGGTAGAGATCGACCGCGACAAGGCTAGGGCTGTCGGCGTCAGTGTGAGAGATGTGGCTGAGAGCCTTCAGCTTTATTTCAGCGGCCAGCGCTATGGTTATTTTATTCTGAACAACAAGCAATACCAGGTGATAGGTCAGGCTGACCGCCAGAGCAGGGATAAACCTCTTGACCTGAGTTCAATTTATGTGCGGAACAATAAAAATGAGCTGATACAGCTTGACAATATTGTAAAGCTTACCGAACGAAGCAACCCACCCCAGTTGTACCGCTATAACCGGTATGTGGCAGCGACCATATCAGCCCAGCCGGCAAAAGGTACCACACTCGGGCAGGGCATCGCGAAAATGCGCTCTCTTGCAAAGGAAACACTCGATGAAACATTTTCTACAGCATTGACAGGTACCTCCAAAGAATATGAAGATAGTTCCAACAGCCTGCTATTTGCCTTTCTCCTTGCACTGGTTCTCATATATTTGGTATTATCGGCACAGTTTGAGAGCTTCATCGATCCCCTCATCATCATGTTCACTGTGCCTCTGGCGCTGGCAGGAGCTGTTCTGTCACTGTGGATATTTGGTCAGACCATTAATATATTCAGTGAAATCGGGGTCATCGTGCTGATTGGTATTGTAACCAAAAACGGGATTCTGATTGTGGAGTTTGCCAACCAGCGCAAAGCAGCTGGGCTGGAGCTAAACGAAGCTGTCATTGACGCGGCGACACGCCGGTTGCGTCCGATACTTATGACCAGTCTGGCCACTGCACTGGGTGCGCTTCCTATTGCCCTCGCACTGGGAGCCTCGTCACAGAGCCGTATGCCAATGGGAATAGCCATCATCGGCGGGTTGATCTTCTCCCTGATGCTCACCCTTTATGTCATCCCTTCCCTTTATACCTATCTGTCCAGACGTGTTAAAAAACAATATACACCGAAATATACAGGTGAAAACAGAGAATGA